In Pyrus communis chromosome 1, drPyrComm1.1, whole genome shotgun sequence, the following are encoded in one genomic region:
- the LOC137725496 gene encoding uncharacterized protein — protein sequence MKGRFKTSSTSQSKKIKKTKSSRKMSLLHHHSSKTGDEIDEYYQLLLEYKDVLAWTYKEMPGLDPIIAVHRLAVKLGMRPIKQTQRRYRSKLIPQIEVEIDKLIEAGFIREVQYPKWISNIVIVIKKSGQICVCVDFWDLNDAC from the exons ATGAAGGGGAGGTTCAAGACGTCTTCCACATCACAATCCAAGAAgataaagaagacgaaatcctcgaggaagatgtcactgctgcaccaccacagctcgaagacGGGGG ACGAGATAGATGAGTACTACCAGCTGCTattagagtacaaagacgtcttgGCCTGGACATACAAGGAAATGCCCGGCCTTGACCCTATCATCGCTGTGCATCGTCTTGCAGTCAAGCTTGGAATGcgaccgataaagcaaactcaaaggcGCTATCGATCCAAGCTCATCCCACAAATTGAGGTCGAGattgacaagctaatcgaagcaggtTTCATTCGAGAggtgcaataccccaagtggatctccaacatcgtcattgtcatTAAGAAATCGGGACAAATATGTGTTTGCGTAGACTTTtgggacctcaacgatgcttgctGA